The sequence gaaataaaagaagggggaaggaaagggaaggaaagagaaaggagaaaggaaatagaacatgagaaaagagaggaaaggaaattggaaaggggacagaaaggaaatgataaaagctAAACCTAAATCTTGGATTACCGTCCTTGATCAGAAAAGGATATATCAACCTCCTTCTCTCTCACTTagggacaaaaacaaaaacaaaaacccatggGCAATGGCTGTTATCATGCAGTAAAATATGAAACTGCTTACTCTGATAGTTTTTtggtgattttgttttatttatatatctggTTGAGAGAATGAGGAATACCAGATGGGGTTATCCTCAGACATGCCCCCTTGAGCATGCACTTTTTAATCAAAACCTAACTTTTTTCAAAGTCTTATAAAGCGAAGATGCATTTATATGtttccttgtttaaatttatGGATGGCTACTTGTAATCTCCTCACCCTCCCCAAGACTTGACTTTGCATACCATTATGtggaatatttgtaaaattatattttgaactatatatgtatgactgattagATCTAATTAATCATTGCCTACTTATCtccaaaattatagaaaaatatgtcGTAACTGCAAGTGTGGCCAAGAAGAGCATGATGTCCTCTTGAGCAATGAAGAGGATCGAAAAGTGGGGAAACTTTTTGAAGACACCAAGTATACCACCCTGATTGCAAAGCTAAAATCAGATGGAATTCCCATGTATAAACGCAATGTTATGATACTGACCAATCCAGTTGCTGCCAAGAAGAATGTCTCCATCAACACAGTTACCTATGAATGGGCTCCTCCTGTCCAGAATCAGGCATTGGTAAATAATAAGGGGATGGGAAGTCCTGGTATTAAAGTTCATGGGCTACTTATTTAGGGCAATTCCTTTAGTGACCCTAATCGACCTCAGGTCTATTATTTTTCTGGGGTCCCCATTACTTTGACTTACAACTCCTATTGGTCTTTTGAAAGTAAGATTAGATACCTCATAGAATTTTTGACTACCTAGATAATCTGTGTTAACTTATTCAAAGAAATGGTCTGACATTTtcaataattaaatgaaaaacagatgtTTTGTATAAATCTAGGAACTTCTATGTTACTCTTGAGAAGATTTCTCTTAAGATAGTTAAGAATATCTAAAGAatagaattttctttcattttttataattcaaaagatgttcaacactaTATTTCTTTTACTATGTAAGGCAAAAAAATGCAATTTTGTGTCAAGGTACTTCCACTAATACAACAACTAGAGGAGACGTTTGGAAATCTTTTAAGAAGGTTAGTTAAATCATAAGAGTGAATCTTGTGATATCATTTTCTTATAGTGATGAAAATACTGATGATCCTTAGACCATTCTAAACATGCTGCCTAAAAAATTGTATTCTCTTGCAACTATAcagttgtgtttttttggttttttggggggtttttttgtggtacgcgggcctctcactgttgtggcctctcccgttgcggagcacaggctccggacgcgcaggctcagcggccatggctcacgggtccagccgctccgcggcatgtgggatcttcctggactggggcacgaacccgagtgccctgcattggcaggcggactctcaaccactgcgccaccagggaagcccttttggtttgttttttaaaatttttattcgagtatagttgatttacaatgttgtgttagtttcaggtgtacagcaaagtgattttagCACatgtaaacattaaaagaaactggaaaagagaaaagctttaatttcatgaagaaaaatgtgttcatttttacTGACCTCAATCTATTTATTGTACCATTTTTAACGTGTTAACATCTCAAGATATTAATATTATGAAGATCAATTGTTAGTAATGGATAAAACTGACTTCTTTCTTCAGTATTTTGATTCTAATGAGTGttgtaaaatatcatttatatgatGGCCAAGGCATCTCCCAGTTAACACCGGTCTCCTTGTGGTCTAGGCCAGGCAGTACATGCAGATGCTGCCCAAAGAGAAGCAGCCAGTGGCAGGCTCAGAGGGGGCGCAGTACCGGAAGAAGCAGTTGGCAAAGCAACTCCCTGCTCATGACCAGGACCCTTCAAAGTGCCATGAGTTGTCTCCCAAAGAGGTGAAGGAGATGGAGCAGTTTGTGAAGAAATATAAGAGCGAGGCTCTGGGAGTAGGAGATGTCAAACTACCCTGTGACATGAACGCTCAAGGGCCCAATAAAACATACATTCCTGGAGGGGATAGAAGCACCACGACAGCGGTAGGGGCCATGGAGGACAAATCAGCCGAACACAAAAGAACTCAGTATGTAAGTGATAACAGTCACCATGTTGGGCCAATTGGTATATTTTACAGGttcattccatttctttgaatggctggtgggggggcggggccgaCGGGGAGGAATACAGTTACTCTGTTTCCAAAAGGGAGTAGATGAGGgaaataaattgaattataattCAGTTTAGGCTTATTTTAGAGAATTATCTACCATGTTTGAAGCCTTGGTCTAAAGCCAGGTTTTCTGATTATCTGTTGCCGAAGATAATTGTGAGTTTTATGTATACATAGCAGTTAGCATTGGTGTCGTGCTGGAATACAACATACAATCTACAGTCTGTTTCTAAACATAATTTTGATGTTAATTGTCTATCTCTTCCcataaataagaataatacaTGCTTAGGTTAATTCAGTTTTGCTTGTGAGAACATGCCTAAAATTCAAACTTAAATTTATGTGGCTATATGGTCAATCATACGTTTAAAAAGTCTCTCTAGAGAGGGATattgaagtcttttttttaatgccttgaaAGTAAAAGCAAATTGTGACACAGATGAACAAAAAATAAGAACTAAACTTACTGTAATGTGTTTCTCACAGATCCCGTTAGCACATCAACCAACAAGGCTTAGtcctgtgttaaaaaaaagaagaaaaaagtacaatAATTTCTAAAGTAGTCATTTTTGAGAGAACTACTAAAATTGAAGTGAAAATTACTATTAGCCTTTTTCCATAAGCAGCTTTAATTCAGAAAACAGTGCTCTGTTACACACAGGGTGCAAGAATTAGGTTTGGGGAAGCTGGAGAAAGCCTAGAGATTCCTTTTCACAAATACTAACACCATATTGCCTACATGGACAAATTACTGATTTCAGTAGAAATTATTTCTCTTGAAAGTGGTTTCTCTGAATTCCTACTAAAACTGTTGATGAGAAATGCCAGTCTTAGGATGACTAGATTGTTTTGGCTGGTTTCGCTTTCAGTCCTGCTACTGCTGCAAACTGAGTATGAAGGAAGGAGACCCAGCCATCTATGCTGAAAGGGCCGGCTACGATAAACTGTGGCACCCAGCTTGTTTCGTCTGCAGTACGTGCCATGAACTCCTGGTTGACATGATTTATTTCTGGAAGAATGGCAAGCTGTACTGTGGCAGACATTACTGTGACAGTGAGAAACCCCGGTGTGCTGGCTGTGATGAGGTATGTTCTCTGGGGCCACCTAAATGCAGGCTCCTTTTTGCACCCATCTATGGTTTCTCCACCATGGTAACCAGGCCACCCTTAGCGAGAAGGTAAGATGAATTAACCAAGCATTAGTTGCTTTATTTATATCCAAAGAAGTTgaatgaaaaaaacttttaatttcagtCATTCTGAGTGTCCATGTTAACTGACTTACCTAATGAAATACTGTCCAGAAACGTAAAAGATTGATTTGAACTAAACTAAATAATCACCCAAGTTCAAGCTTTCGGTTGTTTTCAGACTTCACACCCCAAAAAGTTGACTGATATTCCTTGTGGATCTAAATCCCTTATTGATCTAAAGAACCTAGCTTGGTTATTtgtagtaaaaaggaaaaaacatgatTGATCTTATTTTTATCCTCTTCCCAGCTAATATTCAGCAATGAGTATACCCAGGCAGAAAACCAGAACTGGCATCTGAAACACTTCTGCTGCTTTGACTGTGACAACATCCTAGCTGGGGAAATATACGTGATGGTCAATGACAAGCCCGTGTGCAAGCCCTGCTATGTGAAGAACCATGCTGTGGTAAGAGACATCTTGGGATGTGGTAGCCTTGACCTGCCTTATTTAAGCCTCCtacaaaggagaaacagagagcACTACTCTTAAGTAGGAAACACGTGATTCCTACCGTAGGGTGTTAAAATCCAGGTAATTCAAAACAATACATGCACTGACTAGGATGAACCACCTCAAGATTCTACCTGTGCAGTTTACACTATAAACTGCTACTTGATAATCAaatccccaccaaaaaaaagttCCTTAATGGGAGTGAGATTGATTGATTCTCATCATACAGATCAGATTTCACTTAAATTAAGGTATTTAGGGGCTTTTCATATTGCTTTAGttctattttaatgtttatatttctgttcttgttaCCAGATCACCCACTGTGGCTTTGTTTTTGCTACCTGTAGATTGTACAGTGCCTATTTCTTAAACTCtcattgaatttatatatataacaaaatttgacttgcatatttatatttatttgcatgagccaaacattcaaatatttaatgtgaaagtacatatatatatatatatatatatatatacacacacacacacacacacacacatacaccctgcTTACACAGAGCTTCTGTTGAATGATTGCCCAGAGatagataaattaaataaagagtAGATAAAGAAAGAGTTGGCCATATGTGGTAAAGCTTATAACCCAGGGGGTATTAAAAGGATAGATGTTTACTTTATATgcagataaataagtactagttAAAGATCTCCCTGAGCTATCAAGTAGAGGAGACTCCTAGCTAAGGAATAAAATGacatatttattatgtatagTTCTCGGAGTATGATACAATAAAAATACGGTAAGAAGTTTTGGTGTCAGTGCCAGTTTTCAACCTTTACCCACTGCCCCCAGATATAATCTATCAGCTGTCATCTTCTATCAACTCTGCCTCATCGATATATCTCAGACTCTCACAGTTACAACTACTCTACttcagatctttatttttttgttgtttggatTATTGTAGTGACCTCAAATTTGGCCTCCCCACTTCCATTCTTCTTGTTCAAAGCCACCTTCCATAAAGATGGAagataatctttctaaaatgaaaatctgatcatTAAGCCTTTGCTTAATAGATCCAGCCCCTTCTTATCTGTCCAGCCATTTCTACTAGTTATCTAACCCAAATCATACATTTCCCAAGTTACCTGCATTTCATAGTTTATACACTGTGCTTTGTCTTCTGCTCACACTAATTCCTTTGTCTGATATGTCCTCCTAGtccctgttgtttttttaacttatttatttataatttttttttttggccacgccacacagcttgtcggatcttagttccccaaccaggaatcaaacccagacccccggcggcagtgaaagcgctgggTCCTAatcactagaccgccagggaattccctccctgtTTTACTTGACTGTGCCTGCACATTCCTCCAGACGCAGTTTAGGCTTAACTTTTTTCCAGAACACCTTTCCTGATTCCCTACCCCAAGCTCCACCCCTTTCTCTCTGGCTAGGCTGGATGCCTCTCTTCCCACAGGACTCTGTGTATGCTTGCCCACGTGTGTGTAATTGTTAATATCATTCATCTGTCTCTTCCACCAGACTGTAAACAGCTGGAGGATAGAGCTTGCCTCTTTATTTTCACACCCTCAGTGTTCGTACTTAGGAAATGTTTGAGTGACTGACTTGTGTTTTAACATTTCTCATTTGCTTTGGGGGTCAACATGGACCTTCCTTATACCTGAGGATAAGATGTTGAATCATCATATGGCCTGATACGTCatttagctaaaaaaaaaacgcttctctaaatgttgttGCAACAATTTCTCTACAGAAGAAGATTATCATAATGTGCATTTTACACATTACAGGTATGTTACCTTGGTTTCAAGGaatagaatgtaaactccatgagggcagggattttgtctGCTTTTTTCCTGTTCTATTTCCAACACTAGAAcaacacagtaggtactcagatATTTATAGAACAAAGCTGTAAACAGATGAAGCTCCTTTACTGTTACAAGCTTCTTTCCATTGCATTGCAATAATCATTGGAGAGGAATAACCACAGATATGattaaaaagagaatgagaatCTCTAAATTATTTAGCTTTATAATATGGCATGATTTCTTTTAGAAGGTTTACTTTCTCAGTAAGATACACTATTGCCATTTGCttaatattaaaatgaacatatctatccATCACCTGAATAAACCTTAGCTGATAGCAAAGAGAGGTACCCATGCAACATgctaaatgatataaaaattggAAGATTATCTAGTTCAGGGAATTGATCTGCTTAGATCttttaatcttaaaaagaaaaaaaaaaaggagtgagtatacaaattatttttagacCTGAAGCCAAGAACCCAATTCAAAACAGGGCTTTTCTGAGGAAAAAATTAACGTggaaggaggaaaatgagaaataactTAGTTTGTCTCTTCATAGTCTCTGGAATTCTAGTCTCAAATGGCCACCCCCAGAATTCACATCTCTGAGATTTCACAGGATCCTCCTGCTAGAGAGCACATTACAAGtgtcattattaattttatattgtgtatacaaataaataaaaagtaggagGGATTGAAGGAAATAAGAACTTATTGAATTATTAGCGGTTTAATTAAGAATCCAGgaaagggcttccgtggtggcgcagtggttgagagtccgcctgccgatgcaggggacacgggtttgtgccccggtccgggaagatcccacatgctgcggagcggctaggcccatgaaccatggccactgagcctgcgcgtctggagcctgtgctccgcaacgggagagggcacaacagttaagaggcccacgtaccgcaaaaaaaaaaaaaaaaaaaaaaagaatgcaggaaaAATCTAATGCCAAGCAGAAAGTGGTGAAGTACATCATCTCCCTGACTGGTCCTGGAGTCTCCAGACCTTTGGTTGGGACCTGGGCAGCTTTCAGATCTATGAAGAATGAGGGATTGGTAGTTTTTACCTGGGATCATGTCAGACTTTGGGATGAACGGCAATcaaattattaataaaactaaatttcATGAAGCCCACAACAAACCCTAAATTCCTATACCATTCAGTgtgctaattattttttttttaccaaaacaaTTTCCTTAGTTTTATGTGCAGTTGAACAGTagttatcacttttttttaattacaaatgaaaatgtgagttttgaaaaattataaaaagatctacaaacatgAGAGGGCTGAGATAAAGAAGGTAGATCATGGTCTAAGATCAAGGGAATAAAAACTTGAGTGTGAAATGCTTCTATTGTACacaaacaagttttaaaatattgaaaaaataatatgaaatatagaaaacaacAAAGGGCAACATTCTAAATAAATTACAAAgctataaaaaatgaatatacacAAAAGCAATTGCTTGCATGGTGCAGCTACAAATTAGGAGTATGTTTGTAATCAAAACACTCATTTTTGTTGTATTCAGGAATAGTGGATCGATAATGCAAAGAGAGTATCTCCCTTGCTTCTCAGGGAAGATTGGGTTGACATAACCTGTGAATTAAGGAGCTACAATCTCTGTAATTAGAAGCCTTGTAGTTCTAAAAAATATGGAAAGTATATTGCGGGTCTGAAGTGAATATTTATAACAAGGCCTCACTTCACACCCTAAGCCAGTTCACCCACTGAGTGGCAGCCACACTTTCAGGTCTTTTCAAGTAAGAAGGCTTAGGCTAAATGACCTTCCTCAACCCACCCACCCGCATCTCTCAGGAATTCCTGACAATCACATTAAGAGACCAAGGGTGTGGAAGATTAGTCACTTTGATGTAATGCTGGACAATCTTgttggtttcttcatttgttataaaatatttaaaacaaaaactttagacacattgatttataatatatataaacaagaagGCATATGAACTATCTAGTGTTTTGGAGCTCTCAACTGGgtagttttgttttctgctgtaATATTGCCA is a genomic window of Delphinus delphis chromosome 9, mDelDel1.2, whole genome shotgun sequence containing:
- the TES gene encoding testin, which encodes MDLEAKVKKMGLGHEQGFGAPCLKCKGKCEGFELHFWRKICRNCKCGQEEHDVLLSNEEDRKVGKLFEDTKYTTLIAKLKSDGIPMYKRNVMILTNPVAAKKNVSINTVTYEWAPPVQNQALARQYMQMLPKEKQPVAGSEGAQYRKKQLAKQLPAHDQDPSKCHELSPKEVKEMEQFVKKYKSEALGVGDVKLPCDMNAQGPNKTYIPGGDRSTTTAVGAMEDKSAEHKRTQYSCYCCKLSMKEGDPAIYAERAGYDKLWHPACFVCSTCHELLVDMIYFWKNGKLYCGRHYCDSEKPRCAGCDELIFSNEYTQAENQNWHLKHFCCFDCDNILAGEIYVMVNDKPVCKPCYVKNHAVVCQGCHNAIDPEVQRVTYNNFSWHASTECFLCSCCSKCLIGQKFMPVEGMVFCSVECKKMMS